The Neorhodopirellula lusitana genome segment GCTGTTATTGCCGTTCAACGAAACGGTCACTCGGATCAATGCATCGGCTGACGACTTGATCGTGAAAGTGACAAAGCAAACCGAACTGGGAACCATCAACGCCCGTGTGCTAATTGCAGATGATGCTCGCGACGTGCGATTGGTCACCAGTAGTTTCCTATCCCGATCGGGTGCGGCGATCGTCGAGGTCGTCAATGGTTCCGAGGCAGTTCGAGCCGTTCGGGAAGCCGAGGCGAACGGTCGTCCTTTCGACCTGATTTTGATGGACATGCAAATGCCCGAACTGGATGGCCGCGAAGCCACTCAAAAGATTCGCGACGAAGGTTACTCGATGCCAATCATTGCTCTAACCGCTGGTGCCACTTCCGATGAAGTCCAAGAAGCTCTCGCTGCTGGTTGCACCGAGTTCGTGGCAAAACCAGTCGACGCTTCCGATTTGATACATCGCGTTCAGAGGTTGCTTTCGGAAAAGTGAAGTCGAACGAATTTGCAAGACCGCCAGTACTTGCATTCGTTGCTGGATTAACTCTCCCTTTGGCATGTTGATTGCTACTTTCACGTCGCAGGAGATCAATGCCATGAAATTTAACTTTAACATCACTAACACGGACTCGAACCGGAAAGCGACCATTTTGGTGGTCGATGATTCGGCAATGGTGCGTTATCTGATCGAAACAACGTTAGCGTCGGCGGGGTTTTGTACCCGCTCGGCCTCCGATGGCGAAGCGGCGATTGCAGCTATGCGTCATGAGAAGTTCCAAGCGATCGTGACCGATCTGGAGATGCCACGCGTCACCGGAGCCGAACTGATCAAACGGGTCCGCAATCACTCGGATCCCACTATCTACAAGCTACCCATCCTGGTTGTCAGCCACGTTACTGACAAAATCGAACGCGCCCGGCTTCGATTCTTGGGGGCCGACCTGTTTCTGCCAAAACCGATCGACACACGAACCCTCATCGCCACGACCAACCGACTGGTGACAGCGGCGTAGGGCGAAGCATGCTTCCAATGACAGCGATCGAGTTGTCATGCAGATGGCATGGAGCGGTACGCTTCCATTTGATTCAGTAGTGGAGTTACAGCTTCACTGCTGCTCGATTTATACCGCGACGTTTGTCGAGACGAGTTCAGCGGCATTGGGACCGATTCCGATCCGTGCTTCGCCGTGGCAACGTTCCCATCGCATCTCTCCGATCCGGCGGCCTGCAAAGAAAGCCCAAGCTTCCGGATCAACTTGAAATCTGACCGTCTTGGATTCTCCTGGACGGAGCGTGACGCGTCTAAAATCGTGCAATTTCCAAACGGGGCGTGAGACAGGCGCGGCCGGGCCATGCAGATAGCACTGCACCACTTCCTCGCAGCTGCGTTCTCCCGTGTTAGTCACAACCAACTCGGCGAATACCGTGACATCCCCATCCGCTACTGAAGTGGTAACCGACGGACGATCGTACGCCACGCTGGAGTACGTGAGGCCGAAACCGAATGGAAAGAGGGGATCATTGGACTCATCGAGGTAGCAGGATTTGAACTTTTCAAACACAACATCTTTTGGCAGCGGACGACCGGTGGGCAGTGCGTCGTGATGCACAGGGATCTGTCCTACGCTTCTGGGTAACGACATGCACAGTCGACCGGAAGGGTTGGTCTTCCCAAAGATCACGTCAGCGATGCCCGGTCCTGAAAGACTGCCGCCATACCAGACATACAAAACGGCGTCAGCCTGATCGATGCACTCGGTCAAAACGAGCGGTCGCCCAGAAAAGACGACCCAAACAATCGGCCGTCCGGCTTCACGCAAGCGACGAGCGAGTGTTTGCGTCGATTGCGAAAGCGACAATTCGGTGCGACTCGAGCATTCACCTGCATGTTCCTTTGCTTCACCAATGGCAAGAAGCACCACGTCACACGATCGTGCAACCTGAACCGCTTCGTCCACCATCGCATCGATTGGCCGCTCGTCGATCGTGACCGTCTCGCCAAACACATTAAGTCGCTCGGCCAATTGTGGGCTATCCGTCAGGTTACAACCGCGAGCCGTCTCGATGCGTACATCGTCGCCAACCCATTTACGAACACCGTCATGAAGTGAGACACAGCCATCGACGTCCGCCGATACCGACCATGTCCCCGGCAGATTGGAACGATCATCGGCCAGTGGACCGATGATGGCAATCGAAGGAGCAGTTGACTGGGCATTCATTTTCTCAATCGACAGCGGCAAAACGTTTTGCTCGTTTCTAAGCAACACACAACACCTTGAAACCATCTCGCGTGCTTCCCGCAAAATGGTGGAACCGCCTATGGTTTCCTTGGCACGCTGCGGGTCGAGGTAACGCATCGGATCCTCGAACAACCCTAACTCGTACTTCAGCGTCAGAACACGGCGGCATGCCATGTCGATTGATTCGCTGGAAACGCGTTTATCCCGAACCAGTTGGCTGAGTTGCTGTTCGTAAGTTTCCCCCACCATGTCGATATCAACCGTCGCTTTCATCGCGGCGGCCGCCACATCGCTTGCGTCGCCAAGACCGTGGGCGATCAATTCCGCGATTGCCGTGTAGTCGCTGATGATCAATCCATCGAATCGCCAAGCTTCACGAAGGACTTCGACAAGCAAGTCGGGATGCGCGGTAACCGGGATTCGGTCTAGAGCGTGGAAACCCGGCATCAACGCTTTCACTCCCGCCTCGATGGCGGACTTGAACGGCGGCAAATGGGTTTCGTGTAGTTCGATTGGTCCAAGATTGACCGACGCGTATTCACGTCCCCCATCCGCTGCACCGTATCCAGCGAAATGCTTAACACAGGCAGCCATCCGATCGACGTCGAGAAGAGTCCCATTGTTCCCTTGGTCGCCTTGGAACCCCTCGACCATGGCTGCCGACATTACCGAAGCCAACTTCGAGCTTTCGCCAAATCCCTCGGCCACGCGTCCCCAACGCGGGTCGCGAGTCACATCGACCATTGGCGCAAAAGTCAGATCGATGCCGTCCGCTCGTGCCTCCGTCGCGCTAAGATGCGCAGCCCGGCGAACAAGGTCGGTATCCCATGAACACGCCAGGGCAATCGGCAACGGCAAGGCCGTGCGATAGCCATGAATCACGTCGGACGCGAAGAGCATCGGAATTCCAAGCCGCGTCTGCGATAGGCAGATTGATTGAATGTCACGACGCTGATCTAGCGAAGCCGTTCCAAACATCATGCCCACGCGGCCCTCGCGGATCTTGCGGTCCACATCCACGCTTGCGACAGCCCCCGTCAGAACTTGTCCGCCAGGGTTCACCAGATTCAACTGACCAATCTTCTCGTCCAACCCCATCCGACTGAGAAGCTGTTCAACATCATCTATCGATTTCGTCACTTGACCCTCTTTGTACTATGTTTGACTCGAAATTCGACATGCCATAGAAGCCCGAATGCGGCATTTGAAGGGTGCCCCAGATTCCATCGAAATTCCATTGCGATGCAATCCGTTCGAGTAAAACAACCTTCGAAATCGTGCTCGGTATTCCGCCTTGTCTTGCATGCCATCGTGGAGGATGCAATCGCGATGCTGGTCTGAAAACCACTTCCATGACATCAATCAATTCACGCTTTCTTCCACCGGCCCCCCTCAAAAACATCAAGAAGGTTTAGCCGATCATAGTGTAGGAAGCGATCTAGCGTCTCTAGGACAATTCCCAAACCAACGCCCAGCGAGCGATTTGAATGAAATGAAATATCCCACCACTCCCGATGATCGATACTTCGTTCACAAAGAGCGTTTGTGGAGATGCACGAACCCGAACTTATCCGACGCGTGTCGTAAGGAGCTGGTATCAAAGTTGATGAAGGCTCGTAGGGCCGTGCGGAAGGCGAAGTCGTCCAACGACGAAGCGGCGCTCGCGTCCGCTAGATCGGACGTCAATGACGCCAAGGTCGCTTTAGGTGAACGGGGACCGACTTGGTGGGACGACGACACAGACTACAACCGCTTGCTCGTTAAAAACACGCCATATGCAAAGTGGTGGTCTGAACAACTGGACTCGTAGAACTGTTCTCAAATTTGGCACAACAATCGCTCACCCGACTGCGAACCTAGGAATCGCGTTTCGATCATCGACATACACTTCACCATCCATCAAATCGTGCCCCACCGCAGCTATGAGCAATCCTTCCGACGCCCCGGCACAATCGGACTCCGACGTAGCCTTGCGTCGCTATCACGAACTGCTTGATGGGCTATCCACCACCGACGGCTTGCAATTGCCATCCCGCGGTTACGGCAAGTTAATTCACCGTCAGTACTCTCTCGAATTCCAATGCAACGATACCGCTTGCGAAGTTATTGGTGCGATCACTCGCGATCCCAATCGCTACTGCAACGAAGCAATGGCTAGCTTCGAAAAAGTCAGTGGTGCATCCGATAGCATGGCAGTCGGCGACGAATATTTGATTCGGATTTCAGGTCCCTGGAACGGTCCAGTTCGAGTGATCGACCTGGATGAAACTTCGTTCGCCCTGGCTACTCGTGACGGTCACCTCGAAGCCGGTTTTATCGAGTTCAAGGCTGCCGACCTGAACGAGCACCAATGTCGCCTAACGATTCAGTCCTGGGCGACTTCGGGCGGCCCCTTGGTCTGGGCAACCTACTCCGTACTTCGGGTCACCAAACTGGCACAAACAGCGATGTGGACTGAGTTCTGCACACTAGTCGCCGAACGGATAGGTGATGGTTCAGAGCATGACGTGCAAGTATCGGATTCGTCGTTTTCACTGCCGAAAGCTGTTTCCAACGAAAGCGAAGAACAAAGTACTAGCCAATTGGCGGACCTACAGGAGCGAGGTTTCAACTATGAAGTCGAGTCCTACTCGCCCGACGATCCTTCATGGCGACATGATTCGTACGTGACCACGGTCGGAACGGAATCGCCCGGACCACCCGATGACGCCGGACTCTTCCTGACAGCGAAACGGATCGTTTCAGAGTATCGTTTTCCCGATCCGCGACGTGTGAAAGGCAAGTTCGATCAAGCGGCTCCACTGGACGGCCGGAACATGTTGCTCGATGCGCAATTCCTCGGCATTCGCGTTCAGTTTGCCGTTCGAGTCGTCGAGGTCATTGATCGACAAGTCCAACGTGATGAGGCAACCTGCCAAGAATGGGGTTACGCCTATCGCACACTCGATGGTCACTGGGAAGTCGGCCAGATGACATTCCTAGTTCGAAAGAACTGCGAAACAGGCGAAGTGTTATTCCTAATCAATGCCTACTCACGGACTGGCCGCATCCCCAATCCGTTCTATCGGTTTGGGTTTTGGTTAGTCGGTCGCAAGGTGCAAACCAATTTCGCGAAACGATGTCTGAAACGACTGGTGAAGTTGACCAACGATGAGATCGCCCAAACTCGCAGCTGATCGGCTAGCGGCTAGTGCAACTACCGCGAGAAGTCGACACGCACGACACGATCGGCATCGTCTGAATCACGCTTCAAGAAATCACGCTTCAAGAATCGCTATTTTGACGTCCGAACAACAATTTCGGCGAACCCAATCGAACTCGACTTTGAAAGTGTTGACGCCCAACACAAGTGAATCACCGGCACATAAATTGCAAGGCAAGCTAGCTCCTGCTTCGAGGTGAATGCGCACCTGGAAGCGTCTCAGTCTCGATTCCGGATAGTGAGCCATGAAAGTCAGTGTTGTTGGAAGCGGTTTTGTTGGATCAACGGCAGCGTATTCGCTTGTGATGCAAGGGATCGGGCGTGAGATCGTGCTGGTCGATCACGTCAAGGCTCGGGCGATCGCCGAGGCGGCTGATATCACCCACGCCGTTCCCTTCACTCACCCGTTGACGATTCGAGCAGGGGATTACCCCGACGTGAAGCGAAGTGCGGTGGTGATCATTTCCGCCGGCGTGGGGCAAAAACCGGGCGAGTCTCGCCTGGAATTGCTGCAACGCAACGCCGATGTCTTTCGCGACTGCATCCCCAAGGTCATCGAACACGCGCCCGATGCGGTGCTGCTGGTCGCTTCCAATCCCGTCGATATCATGACCCATATCGCGGGTGAGATAGCGGCTGAATGTGGCGTTCCTTCCAGTCGTGTCATTGGATCGGGAACGACTTTGGATACAGCGAGGTTTCGGTCGTTGCTAGGCGATCACTTTGGCATCGACTCTCGCCATATTCATTCGCAAGTGATTGGAGAGCACGGGGACTCGGAGGTGTTGACTTGGTCGCTCGCAACAATCTGTGGTCTGTCACTGGAAGAGTTCAGCGAAGTGCGTGGCATTGAGTTAAACGATGCCGTGCGCAAAAGCATTGACGAGCGAGTACGCAAAGCCGCCTACCGGATCATCGAAGGCAAAGGAGCAACGTACTACGGAATTGGCAGCGCACTGGCTCGCATCGTGGACGTTGTCCTCCACGACCAAAGATCGATCATGACAATCTGTTCACGAATCGAAAATGTCGCCGGCATCGAAAATATCACCATCTCGATGCCACATCTGTTTGGTGGAGAGGGCGTGATGGCGTCGATTCCCTTGATGCTTGATGACTCTGAACAAGCGTCGTTGAAAGCGAGTGCTACCATTGTCCGAGACGTGATCGATTCAATCTCGCTGAAGGTCTAGTTCGCAACGACAGTTTGTCACCGTGTGTCAGTTGATTGGCCTGGCGAGGATGCTCACGCGTGGTCTGATTCGACACACGGTGAGCGGTTGCGGTCGTCGGAAAAGGCAACCGCTTCGAACTGGTAAGGTTTACCCGTAGCGTTTCAACTTCTGAGTGCGTGTACCGGGCAAATGCCCACACTAGACCGACATGCGTTTCAGTAATTGAATCTGTTCCAACGGAACAGTCTTCGTTCCTGCGATTGCCTCTGCGAACGGAGTCAGTTGCATCTGGCCAGCCAATCTTCCGGCCATCACTCCGCTCTTGCCGTCGATCAGTGCTCGTGCAGCGAGATCGCCGGCCTCGCTCGCCAAGATTCGGTCTGCGGGTGTGGGCGATCCGCCACGCTGCACGTGTCCCAATTTCACCGAGCGAAGTGGGTACGGGCATCCCTCGGCTTCCAACTCGCCACGCAATACCTCGATTCCCCCGTCATCATCGCCTTCGGCAACCACGACGATGATCGACGCCTTGCCGCGTTTCTTCAGCACTGAAATATCACTCACCATTTGGGCTGAGTGAGTGGGCGTTTCTGGGATACACGCGAACTCCGCGCCTGATGCCAATGCGGTGAACAAGGCGAGATAGCCGCTGCCCCGCCCCATCACCTCTACCAAGAACAATCGTTCGTGGCTCTCGGCGGTGTCGCGAAGTTTGTCGATTGCCTCGACCGCGGTCGCCACCGCAGTCAAAAAACCGATCGTGTAGTCAGTTCCCGCTAGATCATTGTCAATCGTTCCTGGACAACCAACAATCCTTCCGCTCCAGACTTTCCCGAGCTCGATCGCTCCACGCAAAGACCCGTCGCCGCCGATGACAACCAGCCCATCGATGTTGTTGGCAACAAGTGTGTCGGCTGCCTTGCGGACGCCCGACGCAGTGCGAAACTCATCGCATCGTCCGGTTCTTAAGATCGTGCCACCATGCTGAATGATGTGCGAAACCGACCGTGCCGACATCACTCCCGTTCCGTCACCACTTTCATAGAAATCGCCGTCAAGCAAACCTTGGTAACCATGCCGGACACCAACCACCTCGACTCCCATGGTCGAGGCAGTGCGTACAACCGCACGCAGGCACGCATTCATTCCGGGTGCATCCCCGCCGCTGCATAGAATTGCAATTCGCATCATGATGTCTATCTAGAAGGTTTGCTGGGCGAGTTGACTACGCTACTTCTCGCTTTATTATCGTCTGTTTGCCATCCGAACAGCAATCGACTAGGCCTCCTTATCGGGTGAGAACTCGTCCAACGCTTCCATCAATGGCACCATGTACATGAGAGCGGGCCCTCCGTGCATCACGACAGCCATGAATCCAGCCTCAACGAGCTCATCCCGAGTTGCCCCGTTTGCAATCGCACTCTTCACGTGAACCGCAATGCACCATTCGCATTGACCCGCGATGGCAATTCCAACATTGATCAACTCCTTCTCGCGAACGGTCAGTGCGGGTGACGCTTCCGCCTTTTTTACGAACGACATGAACGCTTCAGTCTGATCCGGGTACTGATCCATCAGCCGTTTTGTAAGCCCGGCGACATCATTCAACTTGTCTTTCATCTTGCCCATCGATCGATTCCTCGGCCTGAATTATGGAAGTGGTTGTCCGCGTTGATCAAAGCAAACGGCGCGCCATCACCACCTCATCTTCCGTAACCGATTGCCAGGTCCCAACTCCCAAGTACCGACTTCCAGGTACCGACTTCCAGGTACCGACTGCCAGGTACCGACGCACGAGTACCGACGCACGCGAGCATCGTCAAACCCCACTCGACGAACCGCTCATAAAAGGCTTGTCTCCAAGCAACCGAAGAACGCTTGTAAGCGAGTAGCTTGACAGCCTGTACCCGCACTCTCTCGTTGCCGAATATTCAGCTGGCGAACTGAACGATCTGGTCAGCACTCAACGCACCGGACTGCCTTGCGATTTCTTTTCCACCTTGAAACAAGATCATCGTTGGAATCCCGGTGATGTTGAATGGAGCAGCCGCTGCAGGTGACGCTTCGGTATCGAGCTTGGCCAGGATGACTCGGGGAGAGAGCTTCGCGGCGCCTTCAGCGAATGCAGGAGCCATCATGCGACAAGGTCCACACCAGGGTGCCCAGAAGTCGACCAAGACAGGAGCCTCGGTCCGCCCAATGAACTTCGCGAAGGAGTCGTCGCTCAACTCCACGGGCACAGCCGGCAAGAGAGCCTGCTTGCA includes the following:
- a CDS encoding response regulator, with the translated sequence MKFNFNITNTDSNRKATILVVDDSAMVRYLIETTLASAGFCTRSASDGEAAIAAMRHEKFQAIVTDLEMPRVTGAELIKRVRNHSDPTIYKLPILVVSHVTDKIERARLRFLGADLFLPKPIDTRTLIATTNRLVTAA
- the bglX gene encoding beta-glucosidase BglX, producing the protein MTKSIDDVEQLLSRMGLDEKIGQLNLVNPGGQVLTGAVASVDVDRKIREGRVGMMFGTASLDQRRDIQSICLSQTRLGIPMLFASDVIHGYRTALPLPIALACSWDTDLVRRAAHLSATEARADGIDLTFAPMVDVTRDPRWGRVAEGFGESSKLASVMSAAMVEGFQGDQGNNGTLLDVDRMAACVKHFAGYGAADGGREYASVNLGPIELHETHLPPFKSAIEAGVKALMPGFHALDRIPVTAHPDLLVEVLREAWRFDGLIISDYTAIAELIAHGLGDASDVAAAAMKATVDIDMVGETYEQQLSQLVRDKRVSSESIDMACRRVLTLKYELGLFEDPMRYLDPQRAKETIGGSTILREAREMVSRCCVLLRNEQNVLPLSIEKMNAQSTAPSIAIIGPLADDRSNLPGTWSVSADVDGCVSLHDGVRKWVGDDVRIETARGCNLTDSPQLAERLNVFGETVTIDERPIDAMVDEAVQVARSCDVVLLAIGEAKEHAGECSSRTELSLSQSTQTLARRLREAGRPIVWVVFSGRPLVLTECIDQADAVLYVWYGGSLSGPGIADVIFGKTNPSGRLCMSLPRSVGQIPVHHDALPTGRPLPKDVVFEKFKSCYLDESNDPLFPFGFGLTYSSVAYDRPSVTTSVADGDVTVFAELVVTNTGERSCEEVVQCYLHGPAAPVSRPVWKLHDFRRVTLRPGESKTVRFQVDPEAWAFFAGRRIGEMRWERCHGEARIGIGPNAAELVSTNVAV
- a CDS encoding DUF1990 family protein; the encoded protein is MSNPSDAPAQSDSDVALRRYHELLDGLSTTDGLQLPSRGYGKLIHRQYSLEFQCNDTACEVIGAITRDPNRYCNEAMASFEKVSGASDSMAVGDEYLIRISGPWNGPVRVIDLDETSFALATRDGHLEAGFIEFKAADLNEHQCRLTIQSWATSGGPLVWATYSVLRVTKLAQTAMWTEFCTLVAERIGDGSEHDVQVSDSSFSLPKAVSNESEEQSTSQLADLQERGFNYEVESYSPDDPSWRHDSYVTTVGTESPGPPDDAGLFLTAKRIVSEYRFPDPRRVKGKFDQAAPLDGRNMLLDAQFLGIRVQFAVRVVEVIDRQVQRDEATCQEWGYAYRTLDGHWEVGQMTFLVRKNCETGEVLFLINAYSRTGRIPNPFYRFGFWLVGRKVQTNFAKRCLKRLVKLTNDEIAQTRS
- a CDS encoding L-lactate dehydrogenase — its product is MKVSVVGSGFVGSTAAYSLVMQGIGREIVLVDHVKARAIAEAADITHAVPFTHPLTIRAGDYPDVKRSAVVIISAGVGQKPGESRLELLQRNADVFRDCIPKVIEHAPDAVLLVASNPVDIMTHIAGEIAAECGVPSSRVIGSGTTLDTARFRSLLGDHFGIDSRHIHSQVIGEHGDSEVLTWSLATICGLSLEEFSEVRGIELNDAVRKSIDERVRKAAYRIIEGKGATYYGIGSALARIVDVVLHDQRSIMTICSRIENVAGIENITISMPHLFGGEGVMASIPLMLDDSEQASLKASATIVRDVIDSISLKV
- a CDS encoding ATP-dependent 6-phosphofructokinase; its protein translation is MMRIAILCSGGDAPGMNACLRAVVRTASTMGVEVVGVRHGYQGLLDGDFYESGDGTGVMSARSVSHIIQHGGTILRTGRCDEFRTASGVRKAADTLVANNIDGLVVIGGDGSLRGAIELGKVWSGRIVGCPGTIDNDLAGTDYTIGFLTAVATAVEAIDKLRDTAESHERLFLVEVMGRGSGYLALFTALASGAEFACIPETPTHSAQMVSDISVLKKRGKASIIVVVAEGDDDGGIEVLRGELEAEGCPYPLRSVKLGHVQRGGSPTPADRILASEAGDLAARALIDGKSGVMAGRLAGQMQLTPFAEAIAGTKTVPLEQIQLLKRMSV
- a CDS encoding carboxymuconolactone decarboxylase family protein translates to MKDKLNDVAGLTKRLMDQYPDQTEAFMSFVKKAEASPALTVREKELINVGIAIAGQCEWCIAVHVKSAIANGATRDELVEAGFMAVVMHGGPALMYMVPLMEALDEFSPDKEA
- the trxC gene encoding thioredoxin TrxC; translation: MNLVCSKCLAVNRVPPARLNDGPVCGKCKQALLPAVPVELSDDSFAKFIGRTEAPVLVDFWAPWCGPCRMMAPAFAEGAAKLSPRVILAKLDTEASPAAAAPFNITGIPTMILFQGGKEIARQSGALSADQIVQFAS